One window of the Sparus aurata chromosome 7, fSpaAur1.1, whole genome shotgun sequence genome contains the following:
- the LOC115584813 gene encoding prickle-like protein 2 isoform X1, whose product MSLEMEKTITKLMYDFQRNSTSDDDSGCALEEYVWVPPGLSPEQVHQYYNSLPEEKVPYINSPGEQYRIKQLLHQLPPHDNEVRYCNVLDEEEKRELKLFSNQRKKDNLGRGSVRPFPLNVNGAICDKCGGQINGGDIVVFAVRAGHGKCWHPHCFVCGMCEELLVDLIYFYQDGKIYCGRHHAERLKPRCCACDEIIFADECTEAEGRHWHMKHFRCYECETTLGGQRYIMKDGRPHCCNCFESLYAEYCDACGEHIGIDQGQMTYDGQHWHATEECFCCARCKRSLLGRPFLPKQGQIFCSRSCSAGQQDPDESDSSDSAFQSARSRESRHSTKIGKKERRNAEQERRNAEARQSAPPPMPDRLSAEGESLSVQMDRLSLSSSQTPSRTPNRTPSRTPSRAPSLNQVWMSRDDPYVPGAYEGPQLEPSPTPAPIHLLAQCNLRQGYNPNANAHPPAQTPANPVKRPDSWGKEQGNAKRTPMAALRGHSFNENWNHHSQDEFRPNKLRTQMSFNEMSSQNQGFSDKRSISLHGFQRDGRPPLTRRNPLTAMSFNEPLTPLEQTPRGSMDSLNMSNATAGNSLDGGSKRQEHLSRFSMPDLSKDSGVNVSEKSNMGTLSSSVQFHSTESLSSSRPFNNNNMYTPPRVGYPLQYWDGPQPLGFDSKGRVGVMGSSGNLRMAPMSDRMPRRCITTQESVSQPQQPQPRRRKHHRGNHGNGQHRSGRHHKRSRRSRSDNALHLVADRPAQMVELPYRRVQEDYDRFPSGNAARELFGLDAAGYRQQPHRPCPRTTSDLTLQNAGWQPVGLGGPCWGDGYMEAADPWCSSCSSSSESEGDDGYFLGESIPRPVQLCYINNEELRHRYSPSGIAGHHGPLHGPIHGQLHTRQRRKSKNCIIS is encoded by the exons GTGCATCAGTATTATAACTCCTTACCTGAAGAGAAGGTCCCCTATATAAACAGCCCTGGAGAGCAATATCGCATCAAACAACTGCTTCACCAGTTGCCACCACATGACAATGAG GTGCGTTATTGTAATGTgttggatgaggaggagaagcgAGAGCTCAAGTTGTTCAGCAACCAACGGAAGAAGGACAACTTGGGACGAGGCAGCGTCCGTCCTTTCCCTCTCAATGTGAACGGGGCCATTTGTGACAAG TGCGGCGGTCAAATAAACGGTGGGGACATCGTGGTTTTCGCTGTGAGGGCGGGTCACGGAAAATGCTGGCACCCTCATTGCTTTGTCTGCGGCATGTGCGAGGAACTGTTGGTGGATCTCATCTACTTCTACCAGGATGGCAAGATCTACTGTGGCCGGCACCACGCCGAGAGGCTGAAACCCCGCTGCTGTGCCTGTGATGAG ATCATATTTGCAGATGAATGCACTGAAGCAGAGGGCAGGCACTGGCACATGAAGCACTTCCGCTGCTACGAGTGCGAGACCACCCTCGGCGGCCAGCGCTATATCATGAAGGACGGGCGGCCACACTGCTGCAACTGCTTCGAGTCCCTTTACGCAGAGTACTGCGACGCATGTGGAGAACACATAG GTATTGACCAGGGTCAGATGACGTATGATGGGCAGCACTGGCACGCAACTGAGGAATGTTTCTGCTGTGCCCGTTGCAAGCGCTCCCTGCTGGGCCGTCCCTTCCTGCCAAAGCAGGGGCAGATCTTCTGCTCACGGTCCTGCAGTGCTGGGCAG CAGGATCCGGATGAGTCTGACTCCTCCGACTCGGCCTTTCAAAGCGCCCGTTCCCGTGAATCCCGCCACAGCACCAAGATTGGGAAGAAGGAGCGCAGGAATGCTGAGCAGGAGCGGCGGAATGCTGAGGCCCGCCAGTCAGCTCCTCCACCGATGCCTGACCGTCTGTCTGCTGAAGGTGAATCCCTCTCTGTACAGATGGACCGCCTAAGCCTCTCATCAAGCCAGACCCCGAGCAGGACACCTAACCGCACGCCAAGCCGCACTCCGAGCCGTGCCCCGAGCCTTAACCAGGTGTGGATGAGCCGGGATGACCCCTACGTCCCTGGTGCCTATGAGGGCCCTCAGCTGGAGCCCTCTCCCACACCGGCACCCATACATTTGCTGGCTCAGTGTAACCTCAGGCAGGGCTACAATCCCAACGCAAATGCTCATCCTCCAGCTCAGACTCCTGCCAACCCAGTGAAGAGGCCTGATTCCTGGGGGAAGGAGCAAGGCAACGCCAAGAGGACCCCTATGGCTGCTCTGAGGGGCCACTCCTTCAATGAGAACTGGAACCACCACAGCCAGGATGAGTTCAGGCCCAACAAGCTGCGCACTCAGATGAGCTTCAATGAGATGTCCAGCCAGAACCAGGGTTTCTCTGACAAGAGGAGCATCAGCCTGCATGGATTCCAGAGAGACGGCAGACCTCCGCTGACCAGGAGGAACCCTCTCACTGCCATGAGCTTCAATGAGCCCCTCACCCCTCTGGAACAGACTCCTCGTGGATCCATGGATTCCCTCAATATGTCCAATGCTACAG CAGGTAACTCTCTGGACGGGGGCAGTAAGCGCCAGGAGCATCTTTCTAGGTTCTCCATGCCTGACCTGAGCAAAGACTCAGGGGTGAATGTGTCTGAAAAGAGCAACATGGGCACCCTCAGCTCCTCAGTCCAGTTCCACAGCACAGAGTCGCTGTCATCCTCTCGCCCcttcaataataataacatgtaCACTCCACCGAGAGTGGGCTACCCGCTGCAGTACTGGGATGGCCCGCAGCCACTGGGCTTCGACAGCAAAGGTCGTGTTGGCGTAATGGGAAGCAGTGGAAACCTGCGGATGGCCCCCATGAGTGACCGGATGCCTCGCCGTTGCATCACCACGCAGGAATCTGTGTCACAGCCACAGCAGCCACAACCCAGACGCCGCAAGCACCACCGTGGAAATCACGGTAATGGGCAGCATCGCAGTGGCCGCCACCACAAACGCTCTCGCCGCTCTCGCTCCGATAATGCCCTGCACCTGGTGGCAGACCGTCCCGCTCAAATGGTAGAGCTGCCCTACCGTCGCGTCCAGGAGGATTACGATCGCTTCCCCTCCGGTAACGCTGCTCGAGAGTTGTTCGGCCTGGATGCAGCCGGGTATAGACAGCAGCCCCACCGGCCCTGCCCCCGCACCACCTCTGATCTCACCCTGCAGAATGCTGGCTGGCAACCTGTGGGACTGGGTGGGCCATGCTGGGGCGACGGGTACATGGAGGCTGCTGACCCCTGGtgctccagctgctcctcttcctccgagTCCGAGGGAGATGACGGTTATTTCCTGGGTGAATCGATCCCTCGGCCTGTGCAGCTTTGCTACATAAACAACGAGGAGCTGCGCCATCGCTACAGCCCCTCTGGGATAGCTGGCCATCACGGACCTCTGCACGGACCGATTCATGGCCAGCTGCACACCCgccagaggaggaagagcaaaaACTGCATAATTTCCTAG
- the LOC115584813 gene encoding prickle-like protein 2 isoform X2: protein MSLEMEKTITKLMYDFQRNSTSDDDSGCALEEYVWVPPGLSPEQVHQYYNSLPEEKVPYINSPGEQYRIKQLLHQLPPHDNEVRYCNVLDEEEKRELKLFSNQRKKDNLGRGSVRPFPLNVNGAICDKCGGQINGGDIVVFAVRAGHGKCWHPHCFVCGMCEELLVDLIYFYQDGKIYCGRHHAERLKPRCCACDEIIFADECTEAEGRHWHMKHFRCYECETTLGGQRYIMKDGRPHCCNCFESLYAEYCDACGEHIGIDQGQMTYDGQHWHATEECFCCARCKRSLLGRPFLPKQGQIFCSRSCSAGQDPDESDSSDSAFQSARSRESRHSTKIGKKERRNAEQERRNAEARQSAPPPMPDRLSAEGESLSVQMDRLSLSSSQTPSRTPNRTPSRTPSRAPSLNQVWMSRDDPYVPGAYEGPQLEPSPTPAPIHLLAQCNLRQGYNPNANAHPPAQTPANPVKRPDSWGKEQGNAKRTPMAALRGHSFNENWNHHSQDEFRPNKLRTQMSFNEMSSQNQGFSDKRSISLHGFQRDGRPPLTRRNPLTAMSFNEPLTPLEQTPRGSMDSLNMSNATAGNSLDGGSKRQEHLSRFSMPDLSKDSGVNVSEKSNMGTLSSSVQFHSTESLSSSRPFNNNNMYTPPRVGYPLQYWDGPQPLGFDSKGRVGVMGSSGNLRMAPMSDRMPRRCITTQESVSQPQQPQPRRRKHHRGNHGNGQHRSGRHHKRSRRSRSDNALHLVADRPAQMVELPYRRVQEDYDRFPSGNAARELFGLDAAGYRQQPHRPCPRTTSDLTLQNAGWQPVGLGGPCWGDGYMEAADPWCSSCSSSSESEGDDGYFLGESIPRPVQLCYINNEELRHRYSPSGIAGHHGPLHGPIHGQLHTRQRRKSKNCIIS from the exons GTGCATCAGTATTATAACTCCTTACCTGAAGAGAAGGTCCCCTATATAAACAGCCCTGGAGAGCAATATCGCATCAAACAACTGCTTCACCAGTTGCCACCACATGACAATGAG GTGCGTTATTGTAATGTgttggatgaggaggagaagcgAGAGCTCAAGTTGTTCAGCAACCAACGGAAGAAGGACAACTTGGGACGAGGCAGCGTCCGTCCTTTCCCTCTCAATGTGAACGGGGCCATTTGTGACAAG TGCGGCGGTCAAATAAACGGTGGGGACATCGTGGTTTTCGCTGTGAGGGCGGGTCACGGAAAATGCTGGCACCCTCATTGCTTTGTCTGCGGCATGTGCGAGGAACTGTTGGTGGATCTCATCTACTTCTACCAGGATGGCAAGATCTACTGTGGCCGGCACCACGCCGAGAGGCTGAAACCCCGCTGCTGTGCCTGTGATGAG ATCATATTTGCAGATGAATGCACTGAAGCAGAGGGCAGGCACTGGCACATGAAGCACTTCCGCTGCTACGAGTGCGAGACCACCCTCGGCGGCCAGCGCTATATCATGAAGGACGGGCGGCCACACTGCTGCAACTGCTTCGAGTCCCTTTACGCAGAGTACTGCGACGCATGTGGAGAACACATAG GTATTGACCAGGGTCAGATGACGTATGATGGGCAGCACTGGCACGCAACTGAGGAATGTTTCTGCTGTGCCCGTTGCAAGCGCTCCCTGCTGGGCCGTCCCTTCCTGCCAAAGCAGGGGCAGATCTTCTGCTCACGGTCCTGCAGTGCTGGGCAG GATCCGGATGAGTCTGACTCCTCCGACTCGGCCTTTCAAAGCGCCCGTTCCCGTGAATCCCGCCACAGCACCAAGATTGGGAAGAAGGAGCGCAGGAATGCTGAGCAGGAGCGGCGGAATGCTGAGGCCCGCCAGTCAGCTCCTCCACCGATGCCTGACCGTCTGTCTGCTGAAGGTGAATCCCTCTCTGTACAGATGGACCGCCTAAGCCTCTCATCAAGCCAGACCCCGAGCAGGACACCTAACCGCACGCCAAGCCGCACTCCGAGCCGTGCCCCGAGCCTTAACCAGGTGTGGATGAGCCGGGATGACCCCTACGTCCCTGGTGCCTATGAGGGCCCTCAGCTGGAGCCCTCTCCCACACCGGCACCCATACATTTGCTGGCTCAGTGTAACCTCAGGCAGGGCTACAATCCCAACGCAAATGCTCATCCTCCAGCTCAGACTCCTGCCAACCCAGTGAAGAGGCCTGATTCCTGGGGGAAGGAGCAAGGCAACGCCAAGAGGACCCCTATGGCTGCTCTGAGGGGCCACTCCTTCAATGAGAACTGGAACCACCACAGCCAGGATGAGTTCAGGCCCAACAAGCTGCGCACTCAGATGAGCTTCAATGAGATGTCCAGCCAGAACCAGGGTTTCTCTGACAAGAGGAGCATCAGCCTGCATGGATTCCAGAGAGACGGCAGACCTCCGCTGACCAGGAGGAACCCTCTCACTGCCATGAGCTTCAATGAGCCCCTCACCCCTCTGGAACAGACTCCTCGTGGATCCATGGATTCCCTCAATATGTCCAATGCTACAG CAGGTAACTCTCTGGACGGGGGCAGTAAGCGCCAGGAGCATCTTTCTAGGTTCTCCATGCCTGACCTGAGCAAAGACTCAGGGGTGAATGTGTCTGAAAAGAGCAACATGGGCACCCTCAGCTCCTCAGTCCAGTTCCACAGCACAGAGTCGCTGTCATCCTCTCGCCCcttcaataataataacatgtaCACTCCACCGAGAGTGGGCTACCCGCTGCAGTACTGGGATGGCCCGCAGCCACTGGGCTTCGACAGCAAAGGTCGTGTTGGCGTAATGGGAAGCAGTGGAAACCTGCGGATGGCCCCCATGAGTGACCGGATGCCTCGCCGTTGCATCACCACGCAGGAATCTGTGTCACAGCCACAGCAGCCACAACCCAGACGCCGCAAGCACCACCGTGGAAATCACGGTAATGGGCAGCATCGCAGTGGCCGCCACCACAAACGCTCTCGCCGCTCTCGCTCCGATAATGCCCTGCACCTGGTGGCAGACCGTCCCGCTCAAATGGTAGAGCTGCCCTACCGTCGCGTCCAGGAGGATTACGATCGCTTCCCCTCCGGTAACGCTGCTCGAGAGTTGTTCGGCCTGGATGCAGCCGGGTATAGACAGCAGCCCCACCGGCCCTGCCCCCGCACCACCTCTGATCTCACCCTGCAGAATGCTGGCTGGCAACCTGTGGGACTGGGTGGGCCATGCTGGGGCGACGGGTACATGGAGGCTGCTGACCCCTGGtgctccagctgctcctcttcctccgagTCCGAGGGAGATGACGGTTATTTCCTGGGTGAATCGATCCCTCGGCCTGTGCAGCTTTGCTACATAAACAACGAGGAGCTGCGCCATCGCTACAGCCCCTCTGGGATAGCTGGCCATCACGGACCTCTGCACGGACCGATTCATGGCCAGCTGCACACCCgccagaggaggaagagcaaaaACTGCATAATTTCCTAG
- the LOC115584813 gene encoding prickle-like protein 2 isoform X4, producing the protein MSLEMEKTITKLMYDFQRNSTSDDDSGCALEEYVWVPPGLSPEQVHQYYNSLPEEKVPYINSPGEQYRIKQLLHQLPPHDNEVRYCNVLDEEEKRELKLFSNQRKKDNLGRGSVRPFPLNVNGAICDKCGGQINGGDIVVFAVRAGHGKCWHPHCFVCGMCEELLVDLIYFYQDGKIYCGRHHAERLKPRCCACDEIIFADECTEAEGRHWHMKHFRCYECETTLGGQRYIMKDGRPHCCNCFESLYAEYCDACGEHIGIDQGQMTYDGQHWHATEECFCCARCKRSLLGRPFLPKQGQIFCSRSCSAGQDPDESDSSDSAFQSARSRESRHSTKIGKKERRNAEQERRNAEARQSAPPPMPDRLSAEGESLSVQMDRLSLSSSQTPSRTPNRTPSRTPSRAPSLNQVWMSRDDPYVPGAYEGPQLEPSPTPAPIHLLAQCNLRQGYNPNANAHPPAQTPANPVKRPDSWGKEQGNAKRTPMAALRGHSFNENWNHHSQDEFRPNKLRTQMSFNEMSSQNQGFSDKRSISLHGFQRDGRPPLTRRNPLTAMSFNEPLTPLEQTPRGSMDSLNMSNATGNSLDGGSKRQEHLSRFSMPDLSKDSGVNVSEKSNMGTLSSSVQFHSTESLSSSRPFNNNNMYTPPRVGYPLQYWDGPQPLGFDSKGRVGVMGSSGNLRMAPMSDRMPRRCITTQESVSQPQQPQPRRRKHHRGNHGNGQHRSGRHHKRSRRSRSDNALHLVADRPAQMVELPYRRVQEDYDRFPSGNAARELFGLDAAGYRQQPHRPCPRTTSDLTLQNAGWQPVGLGGPCWGDGYMEAADPWCSSCSSSSESEGDDGYFLGESIPRPVQLCYINNEELRHRYSPSGIAGHHGPLHGPIHGQLHTRQRRKSKNCIIS; encoded by the exons GTGCATCAGTATTATAACTCCTTACCTGAAGAGAAGGTCCCCTATATAAACAGCCCTGGAGAGCAATATCGCATCAAACAACTGCTTCACCAGTTGCCACCACATGACAATGAG GTGCGTTATTGTAATGTgttggatgaggaggagaagcgAGAGCTCAAGTTGTTCAGCAACCAACGGAAGAAGGACAACTTGGGACGAGGCAGCGTCCGTCCTTTCCCTCTCAATGTGAACGGGGCCATTTGTGACAAG TGCGGCGGTCAAATAAACGGTGGGGACATCGTGGTTTTCGCTGTGAGGGCGGGTCACGGAAAATGCTGGCACCCTCATTGCTTTGTCTGCGGCATGTGCGAGGAACTGTTGGTGGATCTCATCTACTTCTACCAGGATGGCAAGATCTACTGTGGCCGGCACCACGCCGAGAGGCTGAAACCCCGCTGCTGTGCCTGTGATGAG ATCATATTTGCAGATGAATGCACTGAAGCAGAGGGCAGGCACTGGCACATGAAGCACTTCCGCTGCTACGAGTGCGAGACCACCCTCGGCGGCCAGCGCTATATCATGAAGGACGGGCGGCCACACTGCTGCAACTGCTTCGAGTCCCTTTACGCAGAGTACTGCGACGCATGTGGAGAACACATAG GTATTGACCAGGGTCAGATGACGTATGATGGGCAGCACTGGCACGCAACTGAGGAATGTTTCTGCTGTGCCCGTTGCAAGCGCTCCCTGCTGGGCCGTCCCTTCCTGCCAAAGCAGGGGCAGATCTTCTGCTCACGGTCCTGCAGTGCTGGGCAG GATCCGGATGAGTCTGACTCCTCCGACTCGGCCTTTCAAAGCGCCCGTTCCCGTGAATCCCGCCACAGCACCAAGATTGGGAAGAAGGAGCGCAGGAATGCTGAGCAGGAGCGGCGGAATGCTGAGGCCCGCCAGTCAGCTCCTCCACCGATGCCTGACCGTCTGTCTGCTGAAGGTGAATCCCTCTCTGTACAGATGGACCGCCTAAGCCTCTCATCAAGCCAGACCCCGAGCAGGACACCTAACCGCACGCCAAGCCGCACTCCGAGCCGTGCCCCGAGCCTTAACCAGGTGTGGATGAGCCGGGATGACCCCTACGTCCCTGGTGCCTATGAGGGCCCTCAGCTGGAGCCCTCTCCCACACCGGCACCCATACATTTGCTGGCTCAGTGTAACCTCAGGCAGGGCTACAATCCCAACGCAAATGCTCATCCTCCAGCTCAGACTCCTGCCAACCCAGTGAAGAGGCCTGATTCCTGGGGGAAGGAGCAAGGCAACGCCAAGAGGACCCCTATGGCTGCTCTGAGGGGCCACTCCTTCAATGAGAACTGGAACCACCACAGCCAGGATGAGTTCAGGCCCAACAAGCTGCGCACTCAGATGAGCTTCAATGAGATGTCCAGCCAGAACCAGGGTTTCTCTGACAAGAGGAGCATCAGCCTGCATGGATTCCAGAGAGACGGCAGACCTCCGCTGACCAGGAGGAACCCTCTCACTGCCATGAGCTTCAATGAGCCCCTCACCCCTCTGGAACAGACTCCTCGTGGATCCATGGATTCCCTCAATATGTCCAATGCTACAG GTAACTCTCTGGACGGGGGCAGTAAGCGCCAGGAGCATCTTTCTAGGTTCTCCATGCCTGACCTGAGCAAAGACTCAGGGGTGAATGTGTCTGAAAAGAGCAACATGGGCACCCTCAGCTCCTCAGTCCAGTTCCACAGCACAGAGTCGCTGTCATCCTCTCGCCCcttcaataataataacatgtaCACTCCACCGAGAGTGGGCTACCCGCTGCAGTACTGGGATGGCCCGCAGCCACTGGGCTTCGACAGCAAAGGTCGTGTTGGCGTAATGGGAAGCAGTGGAAACCTGCGGATGGCCCCCATGAGTGACCGGATGCCTCGCCGTTGCATCACCACGCAGGAATCTGTGTCACAGCCACAGCAGCCACAACCCAGACGCCGCAAGCACCACCGTGGAAATCACGGTAATGGGCAGCATCGCAGTGGCCGCCACCACAAACGCTCTCGCCGCTCTCGCTCCGATAATGCCCTGCACCTGGTGGCAGACCGTCCCGCTCAAATGGTAGAGCTGCCCTACCGTCGCGTCCAGGAGGATTACGATCGCTTCCCCTCCGGTAACGCTGCTCGAGAGTTGTTCGGCCTGGATGCAGCCGGGTATAGACAGCAGCCCCACCGGCCCTGCCCCCGCACCACCTCTGATCTCACCCTGCAGAATGCTGGCTGGCAACCTGTGGGACTGGGTGGGCCATGCTGGGGCGACGGGTACATGGAGGCTGCTGACCCCTGGtgctccagctgctcctcttcctccgagTCCGAGGGAGATGACGGTTATTTCCTGGGTGAATCGATCCCTCGGCCTGTGCAGCTTTGCTACATAAACAACGAGGAGCTGCGCCATCGCTACAGCCCCTCTGGGATAGCTGGCCATCACGGACCTCTGCACGGACCGATTCATGGCCAGCTGCACACCCgccagaggaggaagagcaaaaACTGCATAATTTCCTAG
- the LOC115584813 gene encoding prickle-like protein 2 isoform X3, protein MSLEMEKTITKLMYDFQRNSTSDDDSGCALEEYVWVPPGLSPEQVHQYYNSLPEEKVPYINSPGEQYRIKQLLHQLPPHDNEVRYCNVLDEEEKRELKLFSNQRKKDNLGRGSVRPFPLNVNGAICDKCGGQINGGDIVVFAVRAGHGKCWHPHCFVCGMCEELLVDLIYFYQDGKIYCGRHHAERLKPRCCACDEIIFADECTEAEGRHWHMKHFRCYECETTLGGQRYIMKDGRPHCCNCFESLYAEYCDACGEHIGIDQGQMTYDGQHWHATEECFCCARCKRSLLGRPFLPKQGQIFCSRSCSAGQQDPDESDSSDSAFQSARSRESRHSTKIGKKERRNAEQERRNAEARQSAPPPMPDRLSAEGESLSVQMDRLSLSSSQTPSRTPNRTPSRTPSRAPSLNQVWMSRDDPYVPGAYEGPQLEPSPTPAPIHLLAQCNLRQGYNPNANAHPPAQTPANPVKRPDSWGKEQGNAKRTPMAALRGHSFNENWNHHSQDEFRPNKLRTQMSFNEMSSQNQGFSDKRSISLHGFQRDGRPPLTRRNPLTAMSFNEPLTPLEQTPRGSMDSLNMSNATGNSLDGGSKRQEHLSRFSMPDLSKDSGVNVSEKSNMGTLSSSVQFHSTESLSSSRPFNNNNMYTPPRVGYPLQYWDGPQPLGFDSKGRVGVMGSSGNLRMAPMSDRMPRRCITTQESVSQPQQPQPRRRKHHRGNHGNGQHRSGRHHKRSRRSRSDNALHLVADRPAQMVELPYRRVQEDYDRFPSGNAARELFGLDAAGYRQQPHRPCPRTTSDLTLQNAGWQPVGLGGPCWGDGYMEAADPWCSSCSSSSESEGDDGYFLGESIPRPVQLCYINNEELRHRYSPSGIAGHHGPLHGPIHGQLHTRQRRKSKNCIIS, encoded by the exons GTGCATCAGTATTATAACTCCTTACCTGAAGAGAAGGTCCCCTATATAAACAGCCCTGGAGAGCAATATCGCATCAAACAACTGCTTCACCAGTTGCCACCACATGACAATGAG GTGCGTTATTGTAATGTgttggatgaggaggagaagcgAGAGCTCAAGTTGTTCAGCAACCAACGGAAGAAGGACAACTTGGGACGAGGCAGCGTCCGTCCTTTCCCTCTCAATGTGAACGGGGCCATTTGTGACAAG TGCGGCGGTCAAATAAACGGTGGGGACATCGTGGTTTTCGCTGTGAGGGCGGGTCACGGAAAATGCTGGCACCCTCATTGCTTTGTCTGCGGCATGTGCGAGGAACTGTTGGTGGATCTCATCTACTTCTACCAGGATGGCAAGATCTACTGTGGCCGGCACCACGCCGAGAGGCTGAAACCCCGCTGCTGTGCCTGTGATGAG ATCATATTTGCAGATGAATGCACTGAAGCAGAGGGCAGGCACTGGCACATGAAGCACTTCCGCTGCTACGAGTGCGAGACCACCCTCGGCGGCCAGCGCTATATCATGAAGGACGGGCGGCCACACTGCTGCAACTGCTTCGAGTCCCTTTACGCAGAGTACTGCGACGCATGTGGAGAACACATAG GTATTGACCAGGGTCAGATGACGTATGATGGGCAGCACTGGCACGCAACTGAGGAATGTTTCTGCTGTGCCCGTTGCAAGCGCTCCCTGCTGGGCCGTCCCTTCCTGCCAAAGCAGGGGCAGATCTTCTGCTCACGGTCCTGCAGTGCTGGGCAG CAGGATCCGGATGAGTCTGACTCCTCCGACTCGGCCTTTCAAAGCGCCCGTTCCCGTGAATCCCGCCACAGCACCAAGATTGGGAAGAAGGAGCGCAGGAATGCTGAGCAGGAGCGGCGGAATGCTGAGGCCCGCCAGTCAGCTCCTCCACCGATGCCTGACCGTCTGTCTGCTGAAGGTGAATCCCTCTCTGTACAGATGGACCGCCTAAGCCTCTCATCAAGCCAGACCCCGAGCAGGACACCTAACCGCACGCCAAGCCGCACTCCGAGCCGTGCCCCGAGCCTTAACCAGGTGTGGATGAGCCGGGATGACCCCTACGTCCCTGGTGCCTATGAGGGCCCTCAGCTGGAGCCCTCTCCCACACCGGCACCCATACATTTGCTGGCTCAGTGTAACCTCAGGCAGGGCTACAATCCCAACGCAAATGCTCATCCTCCAGCTCAGACTCCTGCCAACCCAGTGAAGAGGCCTGATTCCTGGGGGAAGGAGCAAGGCAACGCCAAGAGGACCCCTATGGCTGCTCTGAGGGGCCACTCCTTCAATGAGAACTGGAACCACCACAGCCAGGATGAGTTCAGGCCCAACAAGCTGCGCACTCAGATGAGCTTCAATGAGATGTCCAGCCAGAACCAGGGTTTCTCTGACAAGAGGAGCATCAGCCTGCATGGATTCCAGAGAGACGGCAGACCTCCGCTGACCAGGAGGAACCCTCTCACTGCCATGAGCTTCAATGAGCCCCTCACCCCTCTGGAACAGACTCCTCGTGGATCCATGGATTCCCTCAATATGTCCAATGCTACAG GTAACTCTCTGGACGGGGGCAGTAAGCGCCAGGAGCATCTTTCTAGGTTCTCCATGCCTGACCTGAGCAAAGACTCAGGGGTGAATGTGTCTGAAAAGAGCAACATGGGCACCCTCAGCTCCTCAGTCCAGTTCCACAGCACAGAGTCGCTGTCATCCTCTCGCCCcttcaataataataacatgtaCACTCCACCGAGAGTGGGCTACCCGCTGCAGTACTGGGATGGCCCGCAGCCACTGGGCTTCGACAGCAAAGGTCGTGTTGGCGTAATGGGAAGCAGTGGAAACCTGCGGATGGCCCCCATGAGTGACCGGATGCCTCGCCGTTGCATCACCACGCAGGAATCTGTGTCACAGCCACAGCAGCCACAACCCAGACGCCGCAAGCACCACCGTGGAAATCACGGTAATGGGCAGCATCGCAGTGGCCGCCACCACAAACGCTCTCGCCGCTCTCGCTCCGATAATGCCCTGCACCTGGTGGCAGACCGTCCCGCTCAAATGGTAGAGCTGCCCTACCGTCGCGTCCAGGAGGATTACGATCGCTTCCCCTCCGGTAACGCTGCTCGAGAGTTGTTCGGCCTGGATGCAGCCGGGTATAGACAGCAGCCCCACCGGCCCTGCCCCCGCACCACCTCTGATCTCACCCTGCAGAATGCTGGCTGGCAACCTGTGGGACTGGGTGGGCCATGCTGGGGCGACGGGTACATGGAGGCTGCTGACCCCTGGtgctccagctgctcctcttcctccgagTCCGAGGGAGATGACGGTTATTTCCTGGGTGAATCGATCCCTCGGCCTGTGCAGCTTTGCTACATAAACAACGAGGAGCTGCGCCATCGCTACAGCCCCTCTGGGATAGCTGGCCATCACGGACCTCTGCACGGACCGATTCATGGCCAGCTGCACACCCgccagaggaggaagagcaaaaACTGCATAATTTCCTAG